A region of the Fusobacteria bacterium ZRK30 genome:
CTATCTGGTATTGATGGGAATCTTTATTTTTGGAATAACTGAATTTACCAGCCAGCCCACAGGGATAACCATGGGGGTATTAGGAGCAAATTTAATGGTTCCCATAATCAATAGATATACTCCAAACAGGATTTTTGCAAGATCCTATCCCTATATTAAACTTGTAAAAATGATCCTGATCAGTGTTTTAGCTGTAATGGGAGGATTTTATGCAATTACCTATAAAAGTGAAGATGTGATTCCTAAGGGGATAAACTATATAAATTTGAGAAAATATTTTGGAAGTGATGTGGAGTTTGAGGATAAAATAATTGTGGATGGATTTATCTATTATCCCCTAAAAAAAGATGAACTGGATATAGGAACTTATGTTGTAGGAGACTCTAAGGGATATGGAAAGGAAAGGATAGGTTTTGATCTGGCTATAGATACAGAACATAAGATAAAAGGACTGACAATAATTCATGAGAAGGAAACCTGGAGGTTGGGAGACCAGATCTCTTCTTCCTACTGGCAGGATCAGTGGATAGGAAGGGACAGCAGCTATAAGTTTAATAAAGAAGTAGATGGATTTTTAGGAGCTACATATACCTGTAAAAACCTGCATAAAACCTTAAGAAAAATCTTGAAAACTCATGAGGGGCTTTTTGATAGTGGTTATTCTGAGATAGACGGAACCGGAGGAGCTACAGATATGGAAAAGACAACAACAGATCCAGATGAAACTATGGATATAGACGGAGTCGGCGGAGCTACAGACTAGAAAGATAAAAGGAGAGGAAATATATGGATCTACATAAAGAGGTAGAAAAAATTATAGAAAATTTAGAAGATAAAAATAATGAATTAGAGGTGTTGGAATTTATTCAAAATGCCCAGGGGTATATATCTAAAGATATGGTAAAATTTGTTGCAGATAAGATGGATAAATTTGATTTTTCTATTGAGAATACAATAAAATTTTACCCCCATCTGAAGGATGAGGGGAAACAAGTCATAGAAGTCAAGGTATGCACCCATACAGCCTGTAAAAATAATGGTAGCGGGAAGATATTGGAGGAAGCTAAAAAAATATTGGGAGTAGAGATAGATGGAATAACTTCTGATGGAAAATACAAATTGATGACCCAGAGATGTTTTGGTCAGTGCGGAAAGGGTCCTAATGTGAAGGTTGGCAGTGAGATCTATAATAAGATGACACCTGAGATACTGGGTAATTTATTAAAAAAATAGAAGAGAATTTAAGTGGAAATTTCACTGAAAGATATAAAACAGAAAATAAAAATATGAGTAGTTATAAGAAGAGGAGATATAAGATGACAATAAAAGATTTAAAGATAGATCAAGTTTTAGAAAATAAGGAGATAGCAGAAACTTTTTTGTGTTCAAACCAGGGGGGAGTGAGAAAGAGTAAGAAAACTAATACTATAGTCCTGCTGGCTAAATTTAATAATTGTTCATATAAACACAGGAAAGATGGAGATATCTTATATTTTACCGGAATGGGTAAAAAAGGTGACCAGGAGATGAAAAGACAGAATAAATCTATCCTAAATGCTAAGGAGGAGGGGTTTGCCCTTCACCTGTTAGAACTGTATGAGGATAAAAAATATATCTATAAGGGAGAAGTAGAACTGATCTCAACTCCTGTAATAGAGAGACAATTAGACGACAATAAAGAGGAGAGGGATGTTTTTATGTTCCCCCTAAAGGTAAAGTAAAAATAAAAAAAGGACACTGATCTTGGTGTCCTTTTTAATACTGGCTTTACTGGATTAAATAGGAGGAAAAGGATGAGAATATTTCACTTTGAGGAGCTGGGATCAACCAGTGACTATCTGAAGGAAAAAAAAGATAAAAAGGAGTGGGATCTGGTTGTAGCAGATATTCAAACTTCTGGACGGGGACGTAGGGGGAATCTTTGGGTATCTCCTCAAGGAGCAGGGCTGTTCAGTTTTGCGCTAAAGGAAGATCCCAACCTGAGTATGGAAGAGTACAGTAAATTGCCCTTGATTGTAGGGATTGGACTGTTAGAGGGATTGAAAAATATGGTAGAATTAGACTATAAATTTAAATGGACCAACGATATCTATTTGTTTGATAAAAAACTGTCTGGAATCCTGGTAGAAAAAGTAGGAGATTTTTTTATTATAGGTATAGGGATAAATATAAATAATTCAGAGTTTTTAGGAGAGTCTAAAAATGGTATCTCCTTAAAAAGTGCAACTGGAAACAAGTATGAAGTTCTGGATACAATAAAAATAATTGTAAATTCATTTGAAAAATATTGGAATAGATACATAAGGGGAGAATGGAATGAAATTTTATACGAGATAAATGAAAAAAACTACCTTTTAAACAAGGATATAGAGATAGATTTTTTAGGGAGTAAAATATCTGGTATAGGAGGAAAAATCTTACCAAATGGAAGATTAGAGGTAGAAACTGCAGAAGGAATAAAGGAATTTATGGTAGGAGAGATCCATATAAAATTATAGAGGGAGGCTGTGGTGAGAAAAAAAATGAAAAAAGGACTGATAAATATAATAATTCTTATGATCATCTCTATTATTTTAGGAACTACCTTGAGGATAGATGCGGACATAAATGAAAGTTTGAGAGTTAGAATGTATTATAGTTTGGCTATATTTATGAATTTAATCCCCATAGCCTATTTTTTACTCAAATTTAGAATAGCTAAAAAAAGACCGGTATTCTTCATAGGTTTTATCTTCTACTATCTGATAATTCTGCCCATATGGATGAGTTTTGCCTTTGAAGAGGGAATGGTGGGTAAATTTGGTTTAACCAGGGATAATTTAACATCATTGAAATGGGTAATAATATTAAACTTAATACTTTTAGTGATCTCCCAGTTTTTTATAATCAAATATGTATTTGTGGATATTTTATCCGGCAGAAGGAGAGCTAAGAGTGATGACATAGGAATAGTTCTTCTAACCTATATAACATTGGGAATAATTTTTGGTTTTTTCTATATATTATTAATAGAAAATAATCCTAATGCATTAGATGGGATTATATCAAAGGGATTAGGAGCAAGAGGTTTGTATTTCAGAGGGATGTATTTTAGTTTCATAACCTTAACCAGTGTAGGCTATGGAGAGATAGTTCCTGTATCTCTGGCTGCCCAGGCATTGACCATATTAGAGAGTGTAATGGGGGTTTTACTCCTAAGTTTTTCTTTGGGAATTGTATTTAGTTCAAACCTAAATATAAAGGAGGAGCAGGAGAAAATCGAAAAAGAAAGGTTGGAGAAAGAAAATGTAGATAGAGATATTTCGCCGAAAAAATATATGGCATTGAAAAGAAAGTTAATGATGGAATTTGAGGAAAGTTTAGATAGGAATATCGAAAGATATATTGAGGAAAAAGATGAAAGTTAGTGTGAAATTTATCTAAAAAAGATAAGTTTTAGACAGATTAACAATAAAGAAAATTTGAAAAATATGTAACAAAAAAAGGAGAATAAAAAATGGAAAAAGTAATAGTTGGATTAAGTGGAGGAGTTGACTCCTCAGTAACATCGTATATTCTGAAAGAAGAAGGATATGAGGTAATAGCGGTAACTCTCCAGGTAGATAAAAAAAACCAGGGAGAGATAGGAGAAGCTAAAAAAGTAGCTGATTCGTTAAAAATAAAACATGTAGTCTTGGATGTATCAAAAGACTTTGAAAATATAGTGATTAAGAACTTTTTAGATGGATATAGTAGTGGTACTACCCCATCTCCTTGTGTAGTATGTGATGAGAGGATAAAGATAAAAACTCTGATAGACTATGCAGATTCAGTAGGAGCAAAATATATAGCTACAGGACATTATTGTAATTTGGAATATTCTCCTGAAATGGATAAATATCTCCTGAAAAATGCAGCGGATATACGTAAAGATCAGACCTATATGCTTTACAGGTTAGATGAGGACACTCTCAAAAGGATGAAATTCCCCCTATATAACTTTACCAAAACTGAGGTCAGAGAGATGGCCAAAAAAATAGGGTTGGTAACTCATAATAAAAAAGACAGCCAGGGAATATGTTTTGCCCCGGAAGGGTATAAAGAGTATCTGCAAGAGAAATTAAAAGATAAGATAGAAAAGGGTAACTTTGTAGATGAAGATGGAAATATAATGGGAACTCATGATGGATATCAACTTTATACCATCGGGCAGAGAAGAGGTTTAAATCTAAAAAAACCAAGACCCTATTTTATACTGGATATAAGACCTTCTAAAAACGAGATCCTTTTGGGCGATTATGATAAACTCTTTATAAAAGAGGTGGAGCTCATAGACTATAAGTTTATAGTTGAGATAGATAAATTGTTGGAGGTAGAACTCATGGGAAGGCCGAGGTTTTCAAGTCACGGGTCTATGGGCAGGTTAAAAAGAGTCGCTGAACCTGGGGAAAAAGACAGGATATATTTTGAATACGAAGAAAAAAATCCCCAAAATGCTAAAGGACAGCATATGGTGTTATATTATGGTAAATACCTTATAGGAGGAGGAGTTATAGGATGAAAAAAATATTTATAATGTTAATAATTTTAATCTTTATAGGGTGCAGCAGAGCAGATGAAAAAACTGAAAAATTAGTTTTTAACAGACAAATGATTCAGGTTACTATAGATAGTTTAGAAGAATTAGATCTTGGAAATGATTCAAAAATAACTTTTAAATTATGGGGGTATGACCTGTATATAGCCGATGTCAGTGCTACTTTGTTGAAAGAATATAAATATAATCTTTCGAAATTACCGGTGACCTATGGGGTAGACTATGAAAAAGAATGGGAGAAAAAAATAGAACCTGCTGGAAGTGGTAAATACGGATATTATATAACTTTGGAAATGGAAAGCCCAGATGGTAAAAAATATAAGGTAGATTATGAGGCAACTGACAAAGGTTATTTTGGGACCAGAAAAACTAAGATTGAGGAACTCTCAGGAAAGATCTATATAAAAGAAATAAAATAAATTATTATTTTAATATTTTAAATTTATAGAGTATACTCAAAATAGAAATGGAGGCGATTATATGGGTAAGAGTGTTGAAATAACTTTTAAACAAATAATTTTCATCTTAATAATAATATTTGGTTTTATATTTTTTGAAATGGCCGATAAAAATGACACACACTCATTAAATTTTTTTTCAAGTAGAACTCATTCGAAAGGTGATATTATAGCAAATAAAATGTCTAAAATTGTAATTTTAAAAAAAGTAGGAGTAACAGCTAAACAAGAACTCGCTAATGAAATAAAAAAATCTGGGAACTATAATTTTTCGTATAATATATTGAAAATAGATGAAGCAATAAGAGAACTTAACGAATTAAAAGTATTTGATGAACTATTACATTACAAAGGTTTAACTTTATCTTATTTAAAAGAAATTAAGAAATTATTAGAACTTGGAGAAGAAACATTCAAAGATTATAATAGTGTAACAGCATCTAGATTTAATATTCAAGCAAAAATAGTTGAAAAATTGTATAAATTAGATAGAGAAGAATTATTAAAAATTCTCCAGAAAAATAATATTGAATATGATATAAGAACTGATGGTGGAATTAGATTTACTTGGAAAAAATTAAAATAAATTTTATACAAAATATATCAAAATTAGTAATAAAAAATCAGGAGGAGGGAAAAATGTCGCACAGAATAAGAAAAGATGAGTGTATTTCGTGTGGAGCATGTGAAGATGTGTGCCCAGTAACTTGTATTTCAGAGGTAGAAGATGGTAAGAGGTTGATAGATGAGGATGCATGTATCGACTGCGGAGCATGTGTAGGGGTGTGTCCCGTAGTTTGCATAGATCAGGTATAAGGTTATCAGGGGATTAAAATATTCTATGAATATTTTAATCCTCTTTTTTTGTGTAAAAAAGTTTATTAGTCTCTTTTCTGATCTTGTAATTATATAGGATTAAAGGGAAGGAAAAATAAAGTTCATATAAAATTAACTTAAAAAAGTCTAAAATATTGTTGACATTATCCATATATATGTTATAGAATGATACGAAATTAATTAATAAAATACATTTTAGGAGGAAATATGAGATTTTTTCAATGAAAGTGACAATCACTTAAAACTTCCGGTGGAAGTTATGAGATCTATTATAAATGGAGAAAACGAATAAATTAATTAAGGTTATAATATCTTTCTTTTCCTGTAGTTTAAAGCTACACCTATTCATTCTTTTTTTTACCACAGATCACTTTTTATATTTTTAAACAATTTCCAAACTTTTATGAAACAAAATCCCAAAGGGATCCATATTTTATGCCACCGATCATAGGGGCTTTTTTTAGATGAAAAATAATTGATATAAAATAGAGGACGCTCTTTTTTGTATTTTTTTATGATGTCAAAATATTTGTTAGGAAAAGGTTGTTATACAAAACTTACCATTTGGAATTTTTAAAATTAGTACAGCTGGGATTACTTTCCAGTTGATCAAAATCTATTCAAAATTTAAGGAGGAAAAAATGAAAAAAATAATGATATTAATCGGTCTGCTTATGCTAGCTTTTACCTGCTTATCTGCGGAACAGAAAGTAAAAAAAATATCTTCTAAACAAGCTATCGAATATTTAACAGATGAAAATTATTTATTTGTCGATACCAGAAGTGTTGATGAATATATAGGTTGGCCTGTTAATATAGAAGCAGAAGGACATATCCAGGGGGCTGTTGATTTCCCGATAACATGGTTTTCAATGCTCAATAAAAAAAACTTAGAAAAAGAACTTCTAAGACGGGGAATATCTAAAAATAAAACTTTAATTTTATATGATAATTTTGGAGAAAAAATAGAAACCCCTCTAGCTCAAATGGGATACAATATCCAAATTTTAAAAGGCGGAATAGAGGAGTGGAATAATTTAAAATATCCAATTGAAAAATTGAAAGGATATAAAATGTACGTTTATCCTCAATGGATTGATGACCTGATTGACGGAAAAAAAGTTGCTAACTATGATGGCAGAAAATACGTAATTTTAGAAGTCAGTTATAGACAAAAGCCAAAGGGACAAATAAGAAATTCTATTCACATTGATGACTCGCTCAATCACTTAAGAGGTGAAAGAAATGTTTTCAAATATAAAAATATACCATTAGAAATAAAAGAAAAATTTTGGAATCGACCAAATGACGAAAAGATAAAGGAAATATTGTTATCTAAAGGAATTACCAAGGATACAATGGTTATTTTATATGGACCAAATTTATTAGCTGCAAACAGGTGTGCCGCTGTAATGAAATATGCCGGAGTTGAAGATATTCGTATCTTAAACGGTGGTACCAAAAGACTGGAAAAAGAAAATTATCCCTTTGTTAGAGGTTATATAAAGCCTATTCCTGTTTCAGGATTTGGAGCTGAAATTCCTGTAAATAAAGATGTATTGATTGATTTTGATAAAGAACTAGACTTAGTTAATTCTCCAGATGCAGTTATAGCTTCAATAAGAAGCTGGCCGGAATATATAGGGAAGGTCACAGGATATACCTATATAAATGTAAAAGGTGATATTGCAAATTCAAGATTTGGATATGCGGGAAGTGATCCCTATCACATGCAGGATTATAGAAATATAGATAACACTATGTTTAATTACAATATCATGAGAAAAAGATGGGAAAAATGGGGTATTACTCCAGATAAAGAAGTCAGTTTCCATTGCGGTACCGGCTGGAGAGCAAGTGAAACATATTTTTATGCCAAAGCTATGGGCTGGGATAATATCCATGTGTATGATGGTGGATGGTATGAGTGGCATATGAGAAAAGACGCACCTAGAAAATCTTTTGGGGTTCCTAGTGATGCTCCATTTTCAAAACTATAAAGAGGTTTATAATCTCAAGAAATTAAAAAAAATAATAGAAAAAAAGGTCTGGGTTTTCAAATCCAGACCTTTTTTTCTATTTCCTAGATCGATATCCAATTGTCAAATTAAATGTAATAATAGGTTTTTCTAAGAGTGATATATGGGAGTAAAATTAAGACCATAAGAAGGACAAAATCTAGATTTGCAAGGAACAGGGATGTAAGCTTTAAAACTTTTAGCTATTTATTTATAGATGAATAAATTAAAAAAAAATGATATAATAAACCAAAACAATAGGGGGACCAATGGATATAAAAAAATATGCTCAGGAAATATTTGATATTGAAATAGAAGAACTAAAAAAAGTAAGAGATAAGATAGGAAAAGAGATAGAAAAAACAGCTAAGCTGATCATGGATTGTAAAGGGAAAGTTGTTGTTACAGGGATCGGAAAATCCGGGATAGTAGGGAAAAAAATAGCTGCAACGCTAGCTTCTACAGGAACATTGACAGTATTTATGAACTCTGCTGAAGGTCTTCATGGAGATCTTGGAATGGTAGACAGGGAAGACGTGGTAATAGCTATCTCAAATTCAGGAAACAGTGATGAAGTGGTGTCAATAATCCCATCCATAAAAAAAATTGGTGCAAAATTAATAGCTATGACTGGAAATAAAAATTCTAAATTAGGGATGGCCTCTGATGAAATATTGGATATAGGTGTTGAAAGGGAAGCCTGCCCTATGAATATAGCTCCTACATGCTCTACAACAGCTACTATAGTTATGGGAGACGCTCTGGCATCGGTACTTATCAAACTCAGAAATTTCAAACCAGAAAATTTTGCTGTATATCATCCGGGAGGAAGCTTAGGAAGAAGGCTCCTTATGAAGGTAAAAGATGTGATGCATAGTGGAACTGATCTTGCAGTTGTAGAAAAAGATACCGATATAGATGAGATATTAGTGACTATGACAAAGAAAAAATTAGGAGCTGTCTGTGTATTGGAAGATGGGAAGATGACAGGGATAATCACAGAGGGTGATATCAGAAGAGCATTGGGAAATAAAGAGGAGTTTTTTACTTATAAAGCTGTGGATATTATGATCTCAAAATTCACCTATATTGAAGCTGAAAAGATGGCTGTAGATGCACTGGAACTCATGGAAAACAGGGAAAGCCAGATCTCGGTTTTACCTGTATTAGAAGGGCAGAAATTAATAGGTATGGTAAGGATTCATGATTTATTAAATAGTGTCAATTAATCTTGACAAGATTACTATGATAATATATACTCTATATATTAAGAGAACATAATATTGATTTTAGGAGGAGTTAAAATGGTAAATAAAGATATGAACATATTAGAAGCTGTACAACAGTATCCAGTAATCGTTCAAGTATTCCAAAGATACGGACTTGGGTGAGTAGGTTGTATGGTAGCCTCAGGTGAGAGCTTAGGAGAAGGAATCGCATCACACGGATTAAATGCAGATGTTGTAATCGAAGAAATGAACAAATTAATCGAAGAGACTAAGTAATTTATTAAGTGATTTATATAAAAAAGACCTTTGAAAATTTCAAAGGTCTTTTTTTGTATGCTTTTTATAATTTTCTTAGACAACCATACTGTAAACCATCTTGCTG
Encoded here:
- a CDS encoding RnfABCDGE type electron transport complex subunit D — its product is MIKRAPYISSENTTQNLMIEVGIALFPCAAVSIYFYGIAAVKILLGTVIFSFFTEIFWQNIKKERTKDGSSIIAGLILGLSLPSTTPFYVAGIGGVVAVSSKYILGGLGKNLFNPAILGRLFLMILFPMYLYQVNNFDGTAGVSLYPIIKYGGLTKIISDLGEPLFYRDLILGNRLGSIGESSIIAVFLGYVYLVYKKSIKWEGPVILLGTIYVLNSFVSPNPFLTMILGGGLFASVFIATDPVTSPYTRLGYTFYLVLMGIFIFGITEFTSQPTGITMGVLGANLMVPIINRYTPNRIFARSYPYIKLVKMILISVLAVMGGFYAITYKSEDVIPKGINYINLRKYFGSDVEFEDKIIVDGFIYYPLKKDELDIGTYVVGDSKGYGKERIGFDLAIDTEHKIKGLTIIHEKETWRLGDQISSSYWQDQWIGRDSSYKFNKEVDGFLGATYTCKNLHKTLRKILKTHEGLFDSGYSEIDGTGGATDMEKTTTDPDETMDIDGVGGATD
- a CDS encoding NAD(P)H-dependent oxidoreductase subunit E, producing MDLHKEVEKIIENLEDKNNELEVLEFIQNAQGYISKDMVKFVADKMDKFDFSIENTIKFYPHLKDEGKQVIEVKVCTHTACKNNGSGKILEEAKKILGVEIDGITSDGKYKLMTQRCFGQCGKGPNVKVGSEIYNKMTPEILGNLLKK
- a CDS encoding restriction endonuclease, with the protein product MTIKDLKIDQVLENKEIAETFLCSNQGGVRKSKKTNTIVLLAKFNNCSYKHRKDGDILYFTGMGKKGDQEMKRQNKSILNAKEEGFALHLLELYEDKKYIYKGEVELISTPVIERQLDDNKEERDVFMFPLKVK
- a CDS encoding biotin--[acetyl-CoA-carboxylase] ligase; translation: MRIFHFEELGSTSDYLKEKKDKKEWDLVVADIQTSGRGRRGNLWVSPQGAGLFSFALKEDPNLSMEEYSKLPLIVGIGLLEGLKNMVELDYKFKWTNDIYLFDKKLSGILVEKVGDFFIIGIGININNSEFLGESKNGISLKSATGNKYEVLDTIKIIVNSFEKYWNRYIRGEWNEILYEINEKNYLLNKDIEIDFLGSKISGIGGKILPNGRLEVETAEGIKEFMVGEIHIKL
- a CDS encoding potassium channel family protein, with translation MKKGLINIIILMIISIILGTTLRIDADINESLRVRMYYSLAIFMNLIPIAYFLLKFRIAKKRPVFFIGFIFYYLIILPIWMSFAFEEGMVGKFGLTRDNLTSLKWVIILNLILLVISQFFIIKYVFVDILSGRRRAKSDDIGIVLLTYITLGIIFGFFYILLIENNPNALDGIISKGLGARGLYFRGMYFSFITLTSVGYGEIVPVSLAAQALTILESVMGVLLLSFSLGIVFSSNLNIKEEQEKIEKERLEKENVDRDISPKKYMALKRKLMMEFEESLDRNIERYIEEKDES
- the mnmA gene encoding tRNA 2-thiouridine(34) synthase MnmA: MEKVIVGLSGGVDSSVTSYILKEEGYEVIAVTLQVDKKNQGEIGEAKKVADSLKIKHVVLDVSKDFENIVIKNFLDGYSSGTTPSPCVVCDERIKIKTLIDYADSVGAKYIATGHYCNLEYSPEMDKYLLKNAADIRKDQTYMLYRLDEDTLKRMKFPLYNFTKTEVREMAKKIGLVTHNKKDSQGICFAPEGYKEYLQEKLKDKIEKGNFVDEDGNIMGTHDGYQLYTIGQRRGLNLKKPRPYFILDIRPSKNEILLGDYDKLFIKEVELIDYKFIVEIDKLLEVELMGRPRFSSHGSMGRLKRVAEPGEKDRIYFEYEEKNPQNAKGQHMVLYYGKYLIGGGVIG
- a CDS encoding 4Fe-4S binding protein: MSHRIRKDECISCGACEDVCPVTCISEVEDGKRLIDEDACIDCGACVGVCPVVCIDQV
- a CDS encoding rhodanese-like domain-containing protein, translating into MKKIMILIGLLMLAFTCLSAEQKVKKISSKQAIEYLTDENYLFVDTRSVDEYIGWPVNIEAEGHIQGAVDFPITWFSMLNKKNLEKELLRRGISKNKTLILYDNFGEKIETPLAQMGYNIQILKGGIEEWNNLKYPIEKLKGYKMYVYPQWIDDLIDGKKVANYDGRKYVILEVSYRQKPKGQIRNSIHIDDSLNHLRGERNVFKYKNIPLEIKEKFWNRPNDEKIKEILLSKGITKDTMVILYGPNLLAANRCAAVMKYAGVEDIRILNGGTKRLEKENYPFVRGYIKPIPVSGFGAEIPVNKDVLIDFDKELDLVNSPDAVIASIRSWPEYIGKVTGYTYINVKGDIANSRFGYAGSDPYHMQDYRNIDNTMFNYNIMRKRWEKWGITPDKEVSFHCGTGWRASETYFYAKAMGWDNIHVYDGGWYEWHMRKDAPRKSFGVPSDAPFSKL
- a CDS encoding KpsF/GutQ family sugar-phosphate isomerase codes for the protein MDIKKYAQEIFDIEIEELKKVRDKIGKEIEKTAKLIMDCKGKVVVTGIGKSGIVGKKIAATLASTGTLTVFMNSAEGLHGDLGMVDREDVVIAISNSGNSDEVVSIIPSIKKIGAKLIAMTGNKNSKLGMASDEILDIGVEREACPMNIAPTCSTTATIVMGDALASVLIKLRNFKPENFAVYHPGGSLGRRLLMKVKDVMHSGTDLAVVEKDTDIDEILVTMTKKKLGAVCVLEDGKMTGIITEGDIRRALGNKEEFFTYKAVDIMISKFTYIEAEKMAVDALELMENRESQISVLPVLEGQKLIGMVRIHDLLNSVN